In a single window of the Larimichthys crocea isolate SSNF chromosome XVII, L_crocea_2.0, whole genome shotgun sequence genome:
- the tmem161a gene encoding transmembrane protein 161A, which produces MALMGIQLVVSLLAASIMQRMAPHCSFARWLLCNGSLFRFKHPSEGELCALAGKQMPKQNRRDRRQNGESKPLTVPKDIDLHLEKAPVNTIDALVLRFFLEYQWLVDFAVYATGVFLFTECYYSVVDARKEVNIGAIWCVLTVLFSLKTLHTLMSHYFRSEEGGERSVCLAFGFLSLLVAMLVLVVREDYLEFGLESGFSSLFDNLEIFAKQQGYADWSIPVTKLTVKLGLAAVCAYIGSLLAFPGLRLAQTHLDAVQMNSDRPLIQILLHMSFLSPVVVLILWVKPIARDFLANAPMGKTSITIVSSAAFDSMRLWIIVAMCALRLALTRYHMQAYLNLAQKWVEQMKKEAGRIAAIDIQRKVTRIFCYLTVITLQYLVPIFLILFSTLALKALGDFSWQTGAEETPGVTPALVMPTAAPVQPGGLDEDEEGVDDMEEDIQATVARLSETFTALRSVLTPLFFRGFFAFLTWWVAACQVISSLFGIYFHQYLMQN; this is translated from the exons ATG gcGCTGATGGGAATCCAGCTGGTGGTCAGCTTGCTGGCTGCCAGCATTATGCAGAGGATGGCTCCGCATTGTTCGTTCGCACGCTGGCTCCTCTGCAATGGCAG tCTGTTCCGGTTCAAACACCCGTCAGAAGGAGAGCTGTGCGCGCTGGCCGGGAAGCAGATGCCCAAACAGAACAGGAGAGACAG GAGACAGAATGGGGAGAGCAAACCTCTCACTGTGCCCAAAGACATCGACCTTCACCTGGAGAAAGCTCCAGTCAACACCATTGACGCTCTTG TCCTGCGTTTCTTCCTGGAGTACCAGTGGCTGGTAGATTTTGCAGTCTATGCAACGGGCGTCTTCCTGTTCACCGAGTGTTACTACAGCGTTGTAGATGCCAGAAAAGAGGTCAACATCGGAGCCATCTGGTGTGTCCTGACTGTTCTCTTCAGCTT AAAAACCCTTCACACTCTGATGAGCCACTACTTTCGCTCTGAAGAGGGCGGCGAGCGCTCGGTGTGCCTTGCCTTtggcttcctgtctctgctcgTGGCCATGCTGGTGCTGGTGGTCAGAGAGGACTATCTGGAGTTCGGCCTGGAGTCGGGCTTTTCTAGCCTCTTTGACAATTTGGAAATCTTTGCCAAACAGCAGGGCTACGCTGACTGGTC AATCCCGGTGACCAAACTGACCGTGAAGCTCGGTCTGGCCGCTGTCTGTGCTTATATCGGATCTCTCCTGGCCTTCCCCGGCCTGCGACTGGCTCAGACACATCTCGATGCCGTACAGATGAACTCAGACCGCCCGCTCATCCA GATTCTGCTGCACATGAGCTTCCTGTCTCCAGTCGTCGTGTTGATTCTCTGGGTGAAACCCATTGCAAGGGACTTCCTGGCCAATGCACCTATGGGGAAGACCTCTATCACAAT AGTCTCCAGCGCGGCATTCGACAGCATGCGCCTGTGGATCATCGTGGCGATGTGTGCGCTGCGGCTTGCGCTGACTCGTTACCACATGCAGGCCTACCTCAATCTGGCTCAGAAGTGGGTGGAGCAGATGAAGAAGGAGGCAGGACGCATCGCAGCGATTGACATTCAGAGAAAG GTCACGCGGATCTTTTGCTACCTGACCGTGATTACTCTCCAGTATCTGGTTCCTATTTTTCTCATCCTGTTCTCCACACTGGCACTCAAGGCACTAG GGGACTTCTCCTGGCAGACCGGTGCTGAGGAGACCCCCGGGGTGACACCAGCCCTGGTGATGCCCACAGCAGCACCCGTGCAGCCCGGTGGTCTCGATGAAGACGAAGAGGGGGTGGATGATATGGAGGAGGACATCCAGGCCACAGTAGCGCGCCTGTCGGAGACCTTCACAGCGCTGCGATCTGTCCTCACACCGCTTTTCTTCCGAGGTTTCTTCGCCTTCCTCACGTGGTGGGTGGCTGCCTGCCAGGTCATCAGCTCTCTGTTCGGCATCTACTTCCACCAGTACCTTATGCAGAACTAA